Proteins from a genomic interval of Stenotrophomonas sp. 24(2023):
- a CDS encoding integration host factor subunit alpha encodes MALTKAEMAEKLFDEVGLNKREAKEFVDAFFDVLREALEQGRQVKLSGFGNFDLRRKNQRPGRNPKTGEEIPISARTVVTFRPGQKLKERVEAYAGSGQ; translated from the coding sequence ATGGCATTGACCAAGGCGGAGATGGCGGAAAAGCTGTTCGACGAAGTCGGTCTGAACAAGCGTGAAGCCAAGGAATTCGTCGACGCATTCTTCGATGTGCTGCGCGAAGCATTGGAACAGGGACGTCAGGTGAAGCTGTCGGGCTTCGGCAATTTCGACCTGCGGCGCAAGAACCAGCGCCCGGGTCGCAACCCCAAGACCGGCGAGGAAATTCCGATTTCCGCCCGTACGGTGGTCACGTTCCGTCCGGGCCAGAAGCTCAAGGAGAGGGTGGAAGCGTATGCTGGATCCGGGCAGTAA
- the pheT gene encoding phenylalanine--tRNA ligase subunit beta, translating into MKFSENWLRSHVPTSASRDELSAVLTAIGLEVEEVTALGDGLDHVVVARIVEAQRHPEADRLQVCRVDAGQGELLQIVCGAPNARPGLVAPLAMVGAQIGELKIKPAKLRGVESNGMLCSAKELGLDNDASGLLELPDDAPVGQALVDYLGLPDASIEIKLTPNRADCFSVRGIAYDVAAAAHSEVRPFAAAPVAAVGSRELSIQLAAGADAPRYLGRVIEGVNAAASTPLWMAERLRRSGVRPVSLLVDITQYVMLELGQPMHAYDLGTLKGSIAVRRSRAGETTTLLDSREVVLDDSFLVVTDADRPVGLAGLMGGFDSRVTDATTDVFLEAAHFAPAAIMGRGRKLGLHTDAGHRFERGVDPALPRTAIEYATRLVLDLAGGTPSPVTEAVRAEDLPQPATILLRRARITRVLGIRIDDAEVERILRALGMDVVAAGEGWQVTAPSRRFDIAIEEDLIEELARIHGYEQIPTTLPGGASRVAMPTETVLDTLSVRRQLVARDLQETINYAFVDAALLSQWQLTEGLVPLANPLSAELAVMRPSLLPGLVATLGRNAARQQGRVRLFEVGRVFAQQAGDGQPAPLETTRVAAAVCGDAETVQWGLPARKVDFHDLKGDLESLAAASGAVLAFEPSQRPYGHPARSAEVLRDGAVIGWIGQIHPRLAKALDLDVDVYAVELDLAGLSARQLPRAGELSRFPAVRRDLAFLVPEQVSWAALAATVRQAAGPLLREVNLFDRYVGQGVEPGFKSLAMGLILQDKSRTLTDRDVEAVVAEAVTAIEREHHARIRG; encoded by the coding sequence ATGAAATTCTCCGAAAACTGGCTGCGCAGCCACGTTCCCACCTCCGCCTCGCGCGATGAACTGAGCGCGGTGCTGACCGCCATCGGGCTGGAAGTGGAGGAGGTGACCGCGCTGGGCGATGGCCTCGATCACGTGGTCGTGGCACGTATCGTCGAGGCCCAGCGCCATCCCGAAGCGGACCGTCTGCAGGTGTGCAGGGTCGATGCCGGGCAGGGCGAGCTGCTGCAGATCGTCTGTGGTGCACCGAACGCACGCCCGGGCCTGGTCGCGCCGCTGGCGATGGTCGGCGCGCAGATCGGCGAGCTGAAGATCAAGCCGGCCAAGCTGCGTGGCGTGGAATCCAACGGCATGCTGTGCTCGGCCAAGGAGCTGGGCCTGGACAACGATGCCTCGGGCCTGCTGGAACTGCCCGATGATGCGCCGGTTGGCCAGGCGCTGGTGGACTACCTGGGCCTGCCTGACGCCAGCATCGAGATCAAGCTGACTCCGAACCGCGCTGACTGCTTCAGCGTGCGCGGCATCGCCTATGACGTGGCTGCTGCGGCCCACAGCGAAGTGCGGCCGTTCGCTGCCGCGCCGGTCGCTGCGGTGGGCAGCCGCGAGCTGTCGATCCAGCTGGCGGCGGGCGCGGATGCGCCGCGTTACCTGGGCCGGGTGATCGAAGGCGTCAACGCCGCCGCCAGCACCCCGCTGTGGATGGCCGAGCGCCTGCGCCGCAGCGGCGTGCGTCCGGTGTCGCTGCTGGTGGACATCACCCAGTACGTGATGCTGGAACTGGGCCAGCCGATGCATGCCTACGACCTGGGTACGCTGAAGGGCAGCATCGCCGTGCGCCGCTCGCGTGCCGGTGAAACCACCACGCTGCTCGACAGCCGCGAGGTGGTGCTGGATGACAGCTTCCTGGTGGTGACCGACGCTGACCGCCCGGTGGGCCTGGCCGGCCTGATGGGCGGTTTCGACAGCCGCGTCACCGACGCCACCACCGACGTGTTCCTGGAAGCGGCGCACTTCGCGCCGGCCGCGATCATGGGCCGGGGCCGCAAGCTGGGCCTGCACACCGATGCCGGCCACCGTTTCGAGCGCGGGGTCGACCCGGCGCTGCCGCGCACCGCCATCGAATACGCCACCCGCCTGGTGCTGGACCTGGCCGGTGGCACGCCGTCGCCGGTGACCGAGGCCGTGCGTGCCGAGGATCTGCCGCAGCCGGCCACGATCCTCCTGCGCCGCGCCCGCATCACCCGCGTGCTCGGCATCCGCATCGACGATGCCGAGGTCGAGCGCATCCTGCGCGCACTGGGCATGGACGTGGTCGCCGCCGGCGAAGGCTGGCAGGTCACCGCACCGAGCCGCCGCTTCGATATCGCCATCGAGGAAGACCTGATCGAAGAGCTGGCACGCATCCACGGCTACGAGCAGATCCCGACCACGCTGCCGGGCGGTGCCAGCCGCGTGGCGATGCCGACCGAGACCGTGCTGGACACGCTGAGCGTGCGCCGCCAGTTGGTCGCCCGTGACCTGCAGGAAACCATCAACTACGCCTTCGTCGATGCCGCGCTGCTGTCGCAGTGGCAGCTGACCGAGGGCCTGGTGCCGCTGGCCAACCCGCTGTCGGCCGAACTGGCGGTCATGCGCCCGTCGCTGCTGCCGGGCCTGGTGGCCACGCTGGGCCGCAATGCCGCCCGCCAGCAGGGGCGCGTGCGCCTGTTCGAGGTCGGCCGCGTGTTCGCCCAGCAGGCCGGCGACGGTCAGCCGGCACCGCTGGAAACCACCCGCGTGGCTGCCGCGGTCTGCGGCGATGCCGAGACCGTGCAGTGGGGCCTGCCGGCCCGCAAGGTTGATTTCCATGACCTCAAGGGCGACCTGGAATCGCTGGCCGCGGCCAGTGGCGCGGTGCTGGCGTTCGAGCCTTCGCAGCGCCCGTATGGCCACCCGGCCCGCTCGGCCGAGGTGCTGCGCGATGGCGCGGTGATCGGCTGGATCGGCCAGATCCACCCGCGCCTGGCCAAGGCGCTGGACCTCGACGTGGACGTCTATGCGGTGGAACTGGACCTGGCCGGCCTGTCGGCCCGCCAGCTGCCGCGTGCCGGCGAGCTGTCGCGCTTCCCGGCGGTACGCCGCGACCTGGCCTTCCTGGTGCCTGAACAGGTCAGCTGGGCGGCCCTGGCCGCCACCGTGCGGCAGGCGGCCGGTCCGCTGCTGCGCGAGGTCAACCTGTTCGACCGCTATGTCGGCCAGGGGGTCGAGCCGGGCTTCAAGAGTCTCGCTATGGGCTTGATTTTGCAGGACAAGTCGCGCACTCTGACGGACCGCGACGTGGAAGCGGTGGTGGCCGAGGCGGTCACTGCCATCGAGCGTGAACACCACGCCCGGATCCGCGGCTGA
- the pheS gene encoding phenylalanine--tRNA ligase subunit alpha — translation MSDIQSLTTQALADVAAAQSPDVLEQLRVALLGKNGSITAQLKQLGALPADERKAAGEAINQSRDALTRALGERKAVLEDAALDARLAAEAIDITLPGRRGDRAGLHPVTRTLERITGIFGRLGYELSEGPEIEDDWHNFEALNFPPHHPARAMHDTFYFGDGRLLRTHTSGVQVRYMGEHQPPLRMIAAGKVYRSDSDQTHSPMFHQVEGLLVDEHSTFADLKGTLAEFVRAFFERDFEMRFRPSYFPFVEPGAEVDIAWQQPDGSTRWLEVLGCGMVHPNVLRNVGIDPERYTGFAFGLGVERFAMLRYGVNDLRAFFENDVRFLKQFA, via the coding sequence ATGAGTGACATCCAATCCCTGACCACCCAGGCGCTGGCCGATGTGGCCGCCGCGCAGAGCCCGGACGTGCTGGAACAGCTGCGCGTGGCGCTGCTGGGCAAGAATGGCAGCATCACCGCCCAGCTCAAGCAGCTCGGCGCGCTGCCGGCCGATGAGCGCAAGGCCGCCGGCGAAGCCATCAACCAGTCCCGTGATGCGCTGACCCGCGCGCTGGGCGAACGCAAGGCCGTGCTTGAAGACGCTGCGCTGGACGCGCGCCTGGCTGCCGAAGCGATCGACATCACCCTGCCGGGCCGCCGCGGCGACCGCGCCGGGCTGCACCCGGTCACCCGTACCCTGGAGCGGATCACCGGCATCTTCGGCCGCCTTGGCTATGAGCTGTCCGAAGGCCCGGAAATCGAAGACGACTGGCACAACTTCGAAGCACTGAACTTCCCGCCGCACCATCCGGCGCGCGCGATGCACGACACCTTCTACTTCGGTGACGGCCGCCTGCTGCGCACGCATACCTCGGGTGTGCAGGTGCGCTACATGGGCGAGCACCAGCCGCCGCTGCGCATGATCGCCGCCGGCAAGGTGTACCGCAGCGACAGCGACCAGACCCATTCGCCGATGTTCCACCAGGTCGAAGGCCTGCTGGTTGACGAGCATTCCACCTTCGCCGACCTGAAGGGCACGCTGGCCGAGTTCGTGCGCGCCTTCTTCGAGCGCGATTTCGAGATGCGCTTCCGTCCCAGCTACTTCCCGTTCGTCGAACCGGGGGCGGAAGTGGACATCGCCTGGCAGCAGCCCGATGGCAGCACCCGCTGGCTGGAAGTGCTCGGCTGCGGCATGGTGCACCCGAACGTGCTGCGCAACGTGGGCATCGATCCGGAGCGCTACACCGGCTTCGCCTTCGGCCTGGGCGTGGAGCGCTTCGCGATGCTGCGCTACGGCGTCAACGACCTGCGCGCGTTCTTCGAGAACGACGTGCGGTTCCTGAAACAGTTCGCGTAA
- the rplT gene encoding 50S ribosomal protein L20, producing MARVKRGVQARRRHKKILDLAKGYYNARRKVFRVAKQAVIKAQQYAYIGRKQKKRNFRSLWITRINAAARINGLSYSRFMNGLLKAGITLDRKVLADIAVHDAAGFAALAEKAKGALAA from the coding sequence ATGGCACGAGTTAAGCGTGGCGTACAGGCGCGTCGCCGTCACAAGAAAATTCTGGATCTGGCCAAGGGCTACTACAACGCCCGTCGCAAGGTCTTCCGCGTTGCCAAGCAGGCGGTCATCAAGGCACAGCAGTACGCCTACATCGGCCGTAAGCAGAAGAAGCGCAACTTCCGTTCGCTGTGGATCACCCGCATCAATGCGGCTGCCCGCATCAACGGCCTGAGCTACAGCCGCTTCATGAACGGCCTGCTGAAGGCTGGCATCACCCTGGACCGCAAGGTCCTGGCTGACATCGCCGTGCACGACGCAGCCGGTTTTGCCGCACTGGCCGAAAAGGCCAAGGGCGCGCTGGCGGCATAA
- the rpmI gene encoding 50S ribosomal protein L35: MPKIKTNRAAAKRFRKTASGKYKAGHANRSHILTKKATKRKRNLRQTNHVRAEDAGRLDRMLPYL; encoded by the coding sequence ATGCCCAAGATCAAGACCAACCGGGCGGCGGCCAAGCGTTTCCGCAAGACCGCATCCGGCAAGTACAAGGCTGGCCACGCCAACCGTAGCCACATCCTCACCAAGAAGGCGACCAAGCGGAAGCGTAACCTGCGTCAGACGAACCACGTCCGCGCAGAAGACGCAGGCCGTCTGGACCGCATGCTGCCCTACCTCTGA
- the infC gene encoding translation initiation factor IF-3 yields the protein MGECNISTPDNKQNRKNQEIRVPRVRVIGSDGEMIGVLSRDEALSMAEDEGLDLVEIQPQADPPVCKIMDFGKFKFEAQKKASEAKKKTKQVEIKEVKFRPVTDEGDYQIKLRKMRGFLEDGDKIKVNIRFRGREMSHQELGREMAARIEADLGEDIVIESRPRLEGRQMVMMIAPKKK from the coding sequence TTGGGAGAATGTAATATCAGCACCCCTGACAACAAACAGAACCGCAAGAATCAGGAAATCCGTGTGCCGCGCGTCCGCGTGATCGGCAGTGACGGTGAAATGATCGGCGTGTTGTCGCGCGACGAAGCGCTGTCCATGGCCGAAGATGAAGGCCTGGACCTGGTCGAGATCCAGCCGCAGGCCGATCCGCCGGTCTGCAAGATCATGGACTTCGGCAAGTTCAAGTTCGAAGCGCAGAAGAAGGCCAGCGAGGCCAAGAAGAAGACCAAGCAGGTCGAGATCAAGGAAGTGAAGTTCCGTCCGGTCACGGACGAGGGCGACTACCAGATCAAGCTGCGCAAGATGCGCGGTTTCCTCGAAGATGGCGACAAGATCAAGGTCAACATCCGCTTCCGTGGCCGTGAAATGAGCCACCAGGAGCTGGGCCGTGAAATGGCCGCCCGCATCGAGGCGGATCTCGGCGAAGACATCGTGATCGAATCCCGTCCGCGCCTGGAAGGCCGCCAGATGGTGATGATGATCGCGCCGAAGAAGAAGTAA
- the thrS gene encoding threonine--tRNA ligase, translated as MITITLPDGSRREFENPPSVMDVAQSIGAGLAKATIAGAVDGVLVDASDVIERDASLRIITAKDEEGVEIIRHSCAHLVGHAVKQLYPDVKMVIGPVIAEGFYYDIYSERPFTPDDMAAIEKRMGELIAQDYDVIKKMTPRAEVVEIFKARGEDYKLRLIEDMAEDIQAMGMYYHQEYVDMCRGPHVPNTRFLKAFKLTRISGAYWRGDAQNEQLQRIYGTAWADKKQLEAYIKRIEEAEMRDHRRIGKQQDLFHLQEEAPGLVFWHPKGWALWQVVEQYMRKVYRSSGYGEVRCPQILDVSLWKKSGHWDNYQDNMFFTESEKRTYAVKPMNCPGHVQVFNQGLHSYRDLPIRYGEFGSCHRNEPSGALHGILRVRGFTQDDGHVFCTESQIESEVTAFHQQALAVYRHFGFEEIQIKIALRPESRLGDDATWDKAEGALRSALSSCGVEWQELPGEGAFYGPKIEYHLKDAIGRTWQLGTMQVDFMMPGRLGAEYVDENSQKKHPVMLHRAIVGSMERFLGILIEHHAGQFPTWLAPTQVVVANITDAQAEYVSAVTKTLADQGFRVNADLRNEKIGYKIREHTLQRVPYLVVIGDREKENGAVAVRTRSGEDLGSMSVQAFIERLHAEGA; from the coding sequence ATGATCACGATCACCCTTCCCGACGGCAGCCGCCGCGAATTCGAAAATCCCCCCAGCGTCATGGACGTCGCCCAGTCGATCGGCGCCGGCCTGGCCAAGGCCACCATCGCCGGTGCGGTCGATGGCGTGCTGGTCGATGCCAGCGACGTCATCGAGCGCGATGCCAGCCTGCGCATCATCACCGCCAAGGACGAGGAGGGCGTGGAGATCATCCGCCACTCCTGTGCCCACCTGGTCGGCCATGCGGTCAAGCAGCTGTACCCGGACGTGAAGATGGTCATCGGCCCGGTCATTGCCGAAGGCTTCTACTACGACATCTATTCCGAGCGCCCGTTCACCCCGGACGACATGGCCGCCATCGAAAAGCGCATGGGCGAGCTGATCGCCCAGGACTACGACGTCATCAAGAAGATGACGCCGCGCGCCGAGGTGGTCGAGATCTTCAAGGCCCGTGGCGAGGACTACAAGCTGCGCCTGATCGAGGACATGGCCGAGGACATCCAGGCCATGGGCATGTACTACCACCAGGAATACGTGGACATGTGCCGCGGCCCGCACGTGCCGAACACGCGCTTCCTGAAGGCCTTCAAGCTGACCCGCATTTCCGGTGCCTACTGGCGTGGCGATGCGCAGAACGAGCAGCTGCAGCGCATCTACGGCACCGCCTGGGCCGACAAGAAGCAGCTCGAGGCGTACATCAAGCGCATCGAAGAAGCGGAGATGCGCGACCACCGCCGCATCGGCAAGCAGCAGGACCTGTTTCACCTGCAGGAAGAGGCCCCGGGCCTGGTGTTCTGGCACCCCAAGGGCTGGGCGCTGTGGCAGGTGGTCGAGCAGTACATGCGCAAGGTCTACCGCAGCAGCGGCTACGGCGAAGTGCGCTGCCCGCAGATCCTGGACGTGAGCCTGTGGAAGAAGTCCGGCCACTGGGACAACTACCAGGACAACATGTTCTTCACCGAATCGGAGAAGCGCACCTACGCGGTCAAGCCGATGAACTGCCCGGGCCATGTCCAGGTGTTCAACCAGGGCCTGCACAGCTACCGTGACCTGCCGATCCGCTACGGTGAATTCGGTTCGTGCCACCGCAACGAGCCGTCCGGCGCGCTGCACGGCATCCTGCGCGTGCGCGGCTTCACCCAGGACGACGGCCACGTGTTCTGCACCGAGAGCCAGATCGAATCGGAAGTGACCGCCTTCCACCAGCAGGCGCTGGCGGTCTACCGGCACTTCGGCTTCGAGGAGATCCAGATCAAGATCGCCCTGCGCCCGGAATCGCGCCTGGGCGACGACGCCACCTGGGACAAGGCCGAAGGCGCGCTGCGCTCGGCGCTGTCCAGCTGCGGCGTGGAGTGGCAGGAACTGCCGGGCGAGGGCGCCTTCTACGGCCCGAAGATCGAGTACCACCTGAAGGACGCCATCGGCCGTACCTGGCAGCTGGGCACCATGCAGGTCGATTTCATGATGCCGGGCCGCCTGGGCGCCGAGTACGTGGACGAGAACAGCCAGAAAAAGCACCCGGTCATGCTGCACCGGGCCATCGTCGGTTCGATGGAGCGCTTCCTGGGCATCCTGATCGAGCACCACGCCGGGCAGTTCCCGACCTGGCTGGCGCCGACCCAGGTGGTGGTGGCCAACATCACCGATGCACAGGCTGAATACGTCTCGGCTGTGACCAAAACCCTTGCGGATCAAGGCTTCCGGGTCAACGCCGATTTGCGTAACGAGAAGATCGGCTATAAGATTCGCGAGCACACGCTGCAGCGCGTGCCGTACCTGGTGGTCATTGGCGACCGCGAAAAGGAAAACGGCGCGGTGGCGGTGCGTACGCGTTCCGGCGAGGACCTGGGCAGCATGAGCGTCCAGGCCTTCATCGAGCGGCTGCACGCCGAGGGCGCGTAA
- a CDS encoding PepSY-associated TM helix domain-containing protein, whose protein sequence is MKFSSQTLRTFTTLHTWVGLVAGFGLFVAFYAGALTLFHHDLPLWQNPRAAEAAPATLDDMQQLLEGVLARHPAAREHVGMTFPGPDHPEPLAYWQNAQHQWQYAWRDHYEGSPTPPQTGLAELVNQLHYSLGLPVAGAYIMGIVSLLYGMALLSGLVIHLPKLAGDLFALRPGRNLKQMWQDAHNVIGVLSLPFHLMFAVTGALLCLVVLQMAALNPLVFQGKLEHAVGPAMDTAPVRAAAGQPAAPGSLQALHARALDVAREQGVQDFKPAYLKLAHANDAHATVEITGESSGTLGPLGAVALDVATGTVLATQLPGHRDANHATLSAAYALHFGEFGNGAIAWLYFLLGLGGAFLFYSGNLLWIESRRRRRQVEQGRAQVNMARATVGVCIGLCVAISVAFVAAPVLERIAPTTVDAGIRWACFATWAVCALWAAVRRPAQAARELLWAAAISTALVPLVHGALTGYWPWLAATRGLWPLFWVDTIALAMAFGFATLARASHRRARHGDPNSVWAG, encoded by the coding sequence ATGAAATTCAGTTCGCAGACCCTGCGCACGTTCACCACCCTGCACACCTGGGTCGGCCTGGTCGCCGGCTTCGGGCTGTTCGTGGCCTTCTATGCCGGCGCGCTGACCCTGTTCCACCACGACCTGCCGCTGTGGCAGAACCCGCGCGCGGCCGAAGCCGCGCCGGCCACGCTGGATGACATGCAGCAGCTGCTGGAAGGCGTGCTGGCGCGCCACCCCGCAGCGCGCGAACACGTGGGCATGACCTTCCCCGGCCCCGACCATCCCGAGCCGCTGGCCTACTGGCAGAACGCGCAGCACCAATGGCAGTACGCCTGGCGCGATCACTACGAGGGCAGCCCCACGCCACCGCAGACGGGGTTGGCCGAACTGGTCAACCAGCTGCACTACAGCCTCGGCCTGCCGGTGGCCGGCGCCTACATCATGGGCATCGTCTCGCTGCTGTACGGCATGGCACTGCTCAGCGGCCTGGTGATCCACCTGCCGAAGCTGGCCGGCGACCTGTTCGCGCTGCGCCCCGGGCGCAACCTCAAGCAGATGTGGCAGGACGCGCACAACGTGATCGGCGTGCTGAGCCTGCCGTTCCACCTGATGTTCGCCGTCACCGGCGCCCTGTTGTGCCTGGTTGTCCTGCAGATGGCCGCGCTCAATCCCCTGGTGTTCCAGGGCAAGCTGGAACACGCCGTGGGCCCGGCGATGGATACCGCGCCGGTCCGCGCCGCTGCCGGCCAGCCCGCCGCACCGGGCAGCCTGCAGGCGCTGCATGCGCGGGCGCTGGATGTCGCCCGCGAGCAGGGGGTGCAGGATTTCAAACCGGCGTACCTGAAGCTGGCCCACGCCAACGACGCCCATGCCACGGTGGAAATCACCGGTGAATCCTCCGGCACGCTGGGCCCGCTCGGGGCGGTGGCGCTGGATGTGGCGACCGGCACCGTGCTGGCGACCCAGCTGCCGGGCCATCGCGATGCGAACCACGCCACGCTGAGCGCGGCCTATGCCCTGCACTTCGGCGAATTCGGCAACGGCGCCATCGCCTGGCTGTACTTCCTGCTCGGCCTGGGCGGTGCGTTCCTGTTCTATTCGGGCAACCTGCTGTGGATCGAGTCGCGGCGCAGGCGCCGGCAGGTCGAACAGGGCCGCGCGCAGGTCAACATGGCCCGTGCCACCGTCGGGGTATGCATCGGCCTGTGCGTGGCGATTTCGGTGGCCTTCGTCGCCGCACCGGTGCTGGAGCGCATCGCGCCCACCACCGTGGATGCCGGCATCCGCTGGGCCTGCTTCGCCACCTGGGCGGTCTGCGCCCTGTGGGCCGCGGTGCGCCGGCCGGCACAGGCCGCGCGTGAACTGCTGTGGGCGGCGGCCATCAGCACCGCGCTGGTGCCGCTGGTGCATGGCGCACTGACCGGCTACTGGCCGTGGCTGGCCGCAACGCGCGGCCTGTGGCCGCTGTTCTGGGTGGACACCATTGCCCTGGCCATGGCCTTCGGCTTCGCCACTCTGGCCCGTGCCAGCCATCGGCGTGCGCGCCACGGCGATCCCAACAGCGTCTGGGCCGGCTGA
- a CDS encoding VOC family protein: MAIDRLDHLVLTVADIERSCRFYERVLGMQAVRFGAGRTALQFGQQKINLHPASAPLAPHAQRPTAGSADLCLVTRMGIEAVLAHLQHEGVAVEEGPVPRTGALGPIESVYFRDPDGNLIEVSRYPA, encoded by the coding sequence ATCGCCATTGACCGACTTGACCATCTGGTCCTCACCGTCGCCGACATCGAGCGCAGCTGCCGGTTCTACGAGCGTGTGCTCGGCATGCAGGCCGTGCGCTTCGGCGCCGGCCGTACCGCCCTGCAGTTCGGCCAGCAGAAGATCAACCTGCACCCGGCCAGTGCGCCGCTGGCGCCACATGCACAGCGGCCCACGGCCGGCAGCGCCGACCTGTGCCTGGTCACCCGCATGGGGATCGAGGCCGTACTGGCCCACCTGCAGCACGAAGGCGTGGCCGTGGAGGAAGGGCCGGTGCCGCGCACCGGCGCCCTGGGGCCGATCGAATCGGTGTACTTCCGCGACCCCGACGGCAACCTGATCGAAGTCAGCCGCTACCCGGCATAG
- a CDS encoding glycoside hydrolase family 18 protein — MFRQTAAVLAVLLASTLPTVASAAGHEPDAVAAPATPVVFGAYYPGGSASRYPVSAIPADRLTHLFYAFSTIKEGRCVVGDEAPANFAALADLKRAHPHLQTLISIGGWNAGGFSDAALTPASRKRFIDSCMALFFDRHAGSFDGVDIDWEFPVSGGPTEIAHRPQDRANFTRLAVEFRAALDARGRKQGRPLLLTAALAAGRLQTDGPYDPAASYDLPALAKVLDFINLMSYDMGTGFSSVSTFNAPLHAVDGDPLQPALKRWNNVAGAVQFYREHGVPADKLVLGVPFYGRGFKVTGDAPDGLYQPYSAPADAGDWRVIRTRYLGQPGWTQHWQAQAQSPWLYNASEKVFISYEDPRSIAIRSHYARSEGLRGVFMWELTGDDEQASLLRAMLSPYEDKLPGD, encoded by the coding sequence ATGTTCCGCCAGACTGCGGCTGTTCTCGCCGTGCTGCTTGCCAGCACCCTGCCCACGGTTGCCAGCGCCGCCGGCCACGAACCGGACGCGGTCGCCGCGCCGGCCACGCCCGTGGTGTTCGGGGCGTACTATCCCGGTGGTTCGGCCAGCCGCTACCCGGTGTCGGCCATTCCGGCCGACCGGCTGACCCACCTGTTCTATGCCTTCTCCACCATCAAGGAGGGCCGCTGCGTGGTCGGCGACGAGGCGCCGGCGAACTTCGCCGCGCTGGCCGACCTCAAGCGCGCGCACCCGCACCTGCAGACGCTGATCTCCATCGGTGGCTGGAATGCCGGTGGCTTCTCCGATGCCGCGCTGACGCCGGCCAGCCGCAAGCGCTTCATCGACTCGTGCATGGCGCTGTTCTTCGATCGCCATGCCGGCAGTTTCGATGGCGTGGATATCGACTGGGAGTTCCCGGTCAGCGGTGGCCCGACGGAGATCGCGCACCGCCCGCAGGACCGTGCCAATTTCACCCGCCTGGCCGTTGAATTCCGTGCCGCGCTGGACGCCCGCGGCCGCAAGCAGGGGCGGCCGCTGCTGCTGACCGCCGCGCTGGCCGCCGGCCGCCTGCAGACCGATGGCCCCTACGATCCAGCCGCCAGCTATGACCTGCCCGCACTGGCCAAGGTGCTCGATTTCATCAACCTGATGAGCTACGACATGGGCACCGGGTTCTCGTCGGTGTCCACCTTCAACGCGCCCTTGCACGCGGTGGACGGTGACCCGCTGCAGCCGGCGCTGAAGCGCTGGAACAATGTGGCCGGTGCCGTGCAGTTCTACCGCGAACACGGGGTGCCGGCCGACAAGCTGGTGCTGGGCGTGCCGTTCTACGGGCGCGGCTTCAAGGTGACCGGCGATGCCCCCGATGGCCTGTACCAGCCCTACAGCGCGCCGGCCGATGCCGGCGACTGGCGCGTGATCAGGACGCGCTACCTGGGCCAGCCCGGCTGGACGCAGCATTGGCAGGCGCAGGCGCAGAGCCCGTGGCTGTACAACGCCAGCGAGAAGGTCTTCATCAGCTACGAAGACCCGCGTTCGATCGCCATCCGCTCGCACTACGCGCGCAGCGAAGGCCTGCGCGGGGTGTTCATGTGGGAACTGACCGGCGATGACGAGCAGGCCAGTCTGCTGCGCGCGATGCTGTCGCCCTACGAGGACAAGCTGCCCGGTGATTGA